Proteins encoded in a region of the Triticum dicoccoides isolate Atlit2015 ecotype Zavitan chromosome 3A, WEW_v2.0, whole genome shotgun sequence genome:
- the LOC119268221 gene encoding egalitarian protein homolog: MASHPPNSADGEDPAGNNAELPSLPFHVVTKPSQLPVEFLEPSAAKKLVIGFDCEGVDLCRHGALCIMQIAFPDAVYLVDAIEGGKELVEACKPALESNHVTKVIHDCKRDSEALYFQFGIKLHNVMDTQIAYSLIEEQEGKKRAYDVYISFVSLLADPRYCGMPYPEKEEVRTLLRQDPNFWKNRPLSEMMIRAATDDVRFLLNIHEKMMEKLSKVSSWRLAVRSELYCRCFCINDNQQADWPPLPTVPDDIEAEACVPEVDILSLLDVPPGKMGRVIGRKGSSIMAVKESCNVEIHIGGAKGPPDRVFIIGPVKEVRKAEAILRGRMLEF, encoded by the exons ATGGCCTCCCATCCCCCCAACTCCGCCGACGGCGAGGACCCCgcag GGAATAACGCGGAATTGCCATCCCTGCCCTTTCATGTTGTCACTAAACCTAGTCAACTCCCAGTCGAGTTTCTTGAGCCCTCTGCTGCCAAGAAATTGGTGATTGGATTTGACTGTGAAGGTGTTGACCTTTGCCGCCATGGTGCTCTCTGTATCATGCAG ATTGCATTTCCTGATGCTGTTTACTTGGTCGATGCTATTGAGGGTGGAAAAGAACTAGTTGAAGCTTGCAAACCAGCACTTGAGTCCAATCATGTCACCAAAGTTATCCATGACTGTAAAAGGGACAGTGAG GCATTGTATTTCCAGTTTGGCATTAAATTACATAATGTGATGGATACACAG ATAGCCTATTCCCTGATTGAAGAGCAGGAAGGTAAAAAGAGAGCATATGATGTTTACATATCCTTCGTGAGCCTTCTTGCCGATCCTCGTTATTGTG GAATGCCATATCCTGAAAAGGAAGAAGTCCGTACCCTTCTAAGGCAG GACCCAAATTTCTGGAAAAATAGGCCCTTGTCTGAAATGATGATTCGAGCAGCGACAGATGATGTGCGCTTCCTTCTCAATATACATGAGAAAATGATGGAGAAGTTAAGCAAAGTATCTTCATGGCGTCTGGCAGTACGAAGTGAGCTATACTGTAGGTGCTTTTGCATAAATGACAACCAGCAGGCAGATTGGCCGCCTCTTCCAACTGTCCCTG ATGACATTGAAGCTGAAGCTTGTGTTCCTGAAGTGGATATCCTTTCGCTCTTAGATGTGCCTCCTGGAAAAATGGGTCGTGTTATTGGCAGAAAAGGATCATCAATAATGGCTGTGAAAGAATCTTGCAA TGTTGAAATCCATATCGGtggtgcaaagggacctccagataGG GTGTTCATCATTGGACCAGTGAAGGAAGTCAGAAAGGCGGAGGCCATCCTGAGGGGCCGAATGCTGGAATTCTAG